Within the Bradyrhizobium ottawaense genome, the region CGAGGTCGCGCTCGAGTTGCAGCAAATCTGTCCGCCTGCTTCACCCTCGGACCAAGCAGCCTTCGACCGATGCCGGCGCAGCCTGTTCGGCGACTCCGCGCTGCGGCGCAGCCTCGCGCCGAGGCTCCTGTGGGGCCGCCGGAATCAGGACGCCGGGGCAGAGCTCAAGAATACCAATCTCACGCAGTTTGCGCCCGATGTGATTGCCGGCCTCTACCTCTCGCTGTTCATGTACAGCGGCGAGTACAGCACCGAGTACGTCGAACGCGAGCGATTGTACCTGATCCGTCTGCGGGCAGGGTTCCGCAACCTGTTGCCGCCCGGGCAGTTTCCGTATCCGTTCTGGCACGACGAGGCGAAGTGGGGTGTTTATCAGGCCGCCAATTCGGTTCTGCTCTGGGTCAATCCAAAGACCGCGAAGATCGTCATCGGGCAATTCACCGAGCGGGGCAGCGACAGCCCTGTTGTCTCCACGCAACCGATATGGCCCAAGTTCGATGGCAACTGGATGTGGATGGACAAGGAGGGACGCATCCAGCCGCGCGTGACACTCTTCGACGGCTTGTTCCGTCAAGACAATCCTTATCTGCCAAAGCTCGACTTCACATACAGGACGCTGGCGCTGCGGATGCGCGACGCGCAATGCGATAAATGTCACGCGCCGAACAACCCCCTGCCGATGCGCCGGCTAGTGCTGATGCACACTCCGGCCCACGCGGCGGGCGAGATCGCCCGGCTAATGACGGCGGTGCGTGAGGACAGGATGCCGCGCGACGATAACGGCATCGAACAGCCGCTCGAGCCCGCGCTCAAACGTGCACTGCTCGAAAGTGGCGGAGCCTTCGAAGAGTTAGTGAAGGCTGCAAAAGATTGGGAAGCGTCACACCGGGATTGAATGCCGAGGCATTGCGATGTCTCTTGTTGGCACGAAACGGAGCTCCAGGGATGTCCGTAGTTCGGTCGCTATCGGGGGGTTGAGCCGGCAACGGTAAACCGGACATAGTCCGAGGGGGCCGGATTCGGTAGCGATTGACCCGAAATGCGACATCGAGCTCATAGCGAATTTCTACTACGCCCAACAGGTTGATGAGAAAAGTCGCAAAATCTTCCAGGACTTCGTGCTTCCTAGCCCGGCCGAAAGGAATACTCCGGAGAGTCTGGCTGGGCCTGGTGCTTCCATGGAAGGTCGAGCCGATTTCGGAGGAAGTTGTTCCATGGACGAAGATATCTTGCGCAAAATGGAGGAGCGTCTCGGACCGCTCCATGCGAGACAGCGATTGGGGATTGAGACGGACCACGAGGCACAAATCTTCGGCCAAGGCCTCCTCTCCTTTCATATAAAGAACTGGTATCCGGTCCATTCTGTCATTCGAAATGCACTAAAGCTGACCGGTCTCTACTGGCGCGGACGCCGAAATACAGGAAGCATTCTTGTCAAGCGCAATGATGTTATGTTCAAGGAGTTGCCACCGCTTTTCGACGGCTTCACCATACTCCACCTTAGCGACATGCATGTGGACATGAATGAAGCTGCCATGCAGCGCCTGATCGAACTCGTCGGCGAAATGCGCTACGATCTATGTGTTCTAACCGGCGACTATCGGGGAAAGAATTTTGGACCGTTCGAGGCAACCTTGAACGGCGTCGCACGAGTGCGAGTTCATCTAAAGGGGCCCGTTTATGGGGTTCTGGGCGACCACGATACCATCCAAATGGTTCCGGGGCTGGAAGCCATGGGAATACGTATGCTGCTCAACGAGAGTGAGGTGATTGTGCGCGGCGATCAGCAAATCTATCTTGCCGGAATCGATGACGCTCACTGCTTCAAGGCCGACGATATCGAAAAGGCTGCGTTGCAGATACCGTATGGCGAGTTCTCCATCCTATTGTCACACACACCGGAGATCTATCGTCAGGCGGCTCATGCCGATTTTAATTTGTTGCTGAGCGGGCATACGCACGGTGGACAGATCTGTCTGCCAGGATCTATTCCGATCATACTTGATGCAGTATTGCCTCGACGGATGGGGGCGGGAGCTTGGCAGTATCACGACATGGCTGGCTACACCTCTGTGGGTGCTGGATCGAGCGTCGTTCCTGTTCGTCTCAACTGTCCACCAGAAATCACCTTGCACGGCCTTCGTTCGGGCTAACGGCGAGGCCTAATATGGTTCGTCGCGCAGGTGGGTCCGGAATAGAAAACGAGACAGAACTAGCGCGCCAATAAAAAAGATCCCGACGCCAAGCGCTATGTCTGCGATTGTCAATGAAAGTGCGTCGCGGCATGCCAGCATCGGAAATAGGGATTCGGGAACCTGATCGAGCCCGAGTGCCTGGCTGCTCGGCGGATAGTTTAGGCGGCGCTTCACGAAACTGGAGAACAAATCGCCCGCCATAGCCGCGCCCGCTACGATTGCACCGATTGTCAGATCCAGACCGATAAGCGGGGCGCTTGCTGTCGTGATGAGGACTGAAATCAAAATACCGCGGATGGTTTTCGATGGCCCAAACAACGGCCGCCCATCAAAAAGTATGGTGCCAGCATCCAGCGGAAAGGGAAAACGTGGGCCAAAAATCTTCTTCGCAACGATCGGTGTGCCGTTCGCCAACGTCGTTAAAACCAATAATTGCAGAAGATGCAGAAGTTGCATTTCTTCAGCTTAGCTTATAGTTACCTCCGACGTTAGTTCGATCTTCTATTGACTACTATGAGCGCCTTTCAGTGGAACGTCTTGCGCCGGTCATCCAAGGCGCCACGGTCGAGCTGATCCATCAACCTGAAGACGGCGAAGGCGGTCGGATGATCGCCGCCGCTGTCGCGGCTCGGCTGCGCCGACGTGATCGAATAGCGATGCAGTTTGTTGCAGTGCACGAATCAAATGACCCAACGCGACATTCAGTCGAAGCGTGGGAATTAGCCACTGACGGGTTGACCTTGGCCTGATGAGAATGCGCTATATCTACCCGAAGGCCGTTCAAGAGGGCTAGCTGGTGGACGAAAACATTCTGCGCAAACTCGAGATCCGTCTCGGGCCGCTCCATGCCCGGCAGCGATTGGGGATTGAGCGAGATCACGAAGCTCAGGTATTTGGCCAGGGCCTCACATTCTTTCACCTTGAAAACTCATCTTGGGCCGAGTGGATCATTCGAAATGCTCTGAAGGCAACCGGGCTCTACTGGCGTGCACGACAGAATGCAGAACGCATTCTCGTCAAACGAAACGATATGAGGTTCAAGACATTACCGCCCCTCTTTGAGGACTTCACCATTCTCCACATTAGCGACCTTCATGTGGATATGAATGAAGTTGCCATGAACAGACTCATCGAGCTGGTTGGCAGCATGCAGTACGATGTGTGTGTCCTAACTGGCGATTATCGGGGTCGGACGTTTGGGCCGTTCCAGCCCGCGCTGGATGGTGTCGCGCGATTGAGAACTCATCTGAAACTGCCTATCTATGCCGTGCTCGGTAACCACGATACGATTCAGATGGTTCCCGGGCTCGAAGCCATGGGCATTCGCGTGCTGCTCAATGAATGCGAAACAATTGTTCGCAAGGACCAACGGATCTATCTGGCGGGAATCGACGATGCACATTTCTTCAGAGTGGACAACATCGAAAAAGCCGCTCTCTCGATACCCTGCGGTGAGTTTTCGATCTTGTTGTCTCACACACCGGAGGTCTATCGTCAGGCTGCCCATGCCAACTTTGATCTGATGCTGAGCGGACACACCCATGGCGGTCAGATTTGCCTCCCCGGATCCATCCCCATCAAGCTCGAGGCGGTGCTGCCAAGACGGATGGGGGCTGGGCCTTGGCAGTACAGCGATATGACCGGCTATACTTCCGTTGGTGCGGGCTCGAGCGTCGTTCCCGTGCGCCTCAATTGCCCGCCGGAAATTACCTTGCACCATTTACACTGCGGCTGACGCTAACCTAATACGGTTCATCACGTACACGAGCCTGAAACAAAAGTCGGGAGAGAAGTAGCTCGCCGACGAAAAATACCCCAACATCCGAGGCAGCTCTCGGCAACCGAGACTTCCTTCTAAACCGGCCCTATGGCACCGGTGACGGGGAGAATGGCAACGTGCTGCCTGACATTTCGTTTAGAAATCGTTTCCTGCTTTCCCACGCTGAACCCGCTTTCGAAACGAAGCGATCGAACAAGTCATAGGCCGATGTCAGGTTTTGATCCTGTGAACGGCTCCTCCACGGGCACGAGAGTGCGATGAACCTGGGCGCTGTCATTCAACTCGCAATTTGTGCAGTGCATGAGTCTCTTCCTGGCACTTTTGTATGGACCGGCCGTGCGTTGCAAGCTGGATTTGATGATCTGGAGATGATTGGTCTTGCGCTTCTGTATCCGGCCCCTGAACGGAGCGTTTGTGCTCCAGGCCATCATGGATATCCGCGCACACCCGATCTCATTCTCGGAAAAGGCCCTGAAAGGCCGCTAGTGCTTGCGCCGTTCGAAGCGGCCGTAGTACCGCTCGCTGAAACGACGTGCCTTGTCCTCCGATTCCGATTTTTTCTCGCCGGAGATCGAAAGAACGCCATTTGCGATTTCCAGGCTGACGTCCTTCTCGTCGAGGCCGGGCAGTTCAGCGGTGATGCGCACCTCCTTGTCCGTCTCATCGATGTCGATCTGGGGCCAGCCAAGCCCGCTCAGTCTCCGGGACGATCCGAACGGCGCAAGATCGAACCCGCGGAATACATCGTCGAACATGCGGTTCATCTCGCGATGCAACGTAAAAAATGGATTCACGTCGGCACCGCGGGAAATGGCGACCTCGCGGCCGCCGTTATTCCAGGGAATGAGATCCTTGATACCCATGATATGTTCTCCTCAATTCAACCGACTTCCGCCGCGGACAGACCGCCGCGGAAGTCAGTTCGATGATGTCAATGTGCGGCGACGTGCGGCGACGCGGTCAGGCCGCTTTGCCGTCGATCTGCCGGACGTTCGACCCGGATGAACCCGCGATGGAAATCCGCCGCGGCTTCATGGCCTCGGGGACCTCGCGGACGAGTTCGATCTGCAGCAAGCCGTTGTCGAACGCCGCTCCCTTGACCTGGACATAGTCCGCAAGGTTGAACTGCCGCTTGAAGGGCCGCGATGAAATTCCCTGGTAGAGGAGTTCGCGCTGTTGTTTCTCGGCTTTCCGGCCTTCCACCGTCAGCACGCTTTGTTCTGCGGTTATCGCGATTTCGTCCGGTGAGAAACCAGCGACCGCCAGCGAGATCAGGTAGCGGTCTTCGCCCAGGCGCTCGACGTTGCACGGCGGATAGTTTTCCTCCGTACCGGCCTGTTGTGCGGCGTCAACGAGATCGAATAAGCGGTCAAAGCCGATGGTCGACCGCCAAAGGGGAGCAAAATCGTAGGTAGTCCTCATAGCCAAATCCTCCATTGAGCAAGATGGGTACGAGCAGGCGTCGGACACCTCCGGCGCCCGTCTCCGCCAGGCCCCCGAAGGGCGCCCGGACCGCTTGTCGCGGCAGGCTAAAAATTAGAAAAAGCCGATCTGATTTCAAGTGGGCCATCACGTTCATTTTCTAAGATACTGGGGAACGGGAATCCGCCGATCTAGTTTTGCTCGTGGTCGCCTGAATTCTCGCGAAAGGCGATCAACCTCCGGCCAGGCACGCGAAGCCAAACTACCGCGTGTCTGGCTTTTCCACGCTCTCATTTTAGGCAATATTTCACGCATATTGGTGAGGCCGGCCGGTACTGCGAATGTTGACAAGCTTCCGTGTCAAGACAAGCAAAGGTGCGGCGCCACCGCCGATACCAGCGGTGGTGCCGCCTCTGCGTTCGCTTGCGACTTCTTGTTATCTGGTTGCCGTCCTGCTTAGATTTGATTCGGCATTCCAGAAACCATTGTGGGCAGACGCCGAGTGTTTCGGAACCGCCAAAGCGTTGAAGTTGGGTAGCCACAAGGTGTCAATTCCGGGTCCCTTCGACTCCGATCCAAAGTTCATCCACGGCATCGTATCGAGATAGGGAATGGGCGGGAGCGGTAGCTTTTCCGGAAACTTTGACGCAGCTTGTCGCGCGCGGTCATTGTTCAACGCACTCTCGCTCGCTTGACCGACTTGCGGAGCCACGAGGGCGCCCGCCAGCAAAAGTGCCAACAGTCTTTCCATCATGTTATCCTCCGTAAAAGGTTGCCGTCGGGCTCGTCCCTGTGGTCGCGGACATTCCCCAACGCTGGTCGCCGAACGCTCAATCAAAAGAAAGGTTCCCCTCCGAGAATTGCAGTCTTGATCGAGGCTCCTCCGGTCGTGCTGCGTCGGCAACTTCACCTTTGCCAAGAAAAGTCGGCGGTGGCGATGCCGGCTGCATCCGCTGTCAACGACGGCAAAGCCACACGACCTGTCTCGAACATCGCGGCCTGCAAGGCGACAAGAACTACTCCAGTCGCTGCGACTGTGTTTGCGATCACGAGAAGAACGACCGACGGAGTAAGCATGGCGATCAGTTCGGTGATCTTTTTCGGGCCTAGGGTCGCGCCTCCCGCTGCTTCATTTCCTTCGCCCGGGAGGAGGGCGGGCCGTCGGCCTCCCGCCGATTCGTCAGCATCGCAGCCTTCACCTTTTGAAACGCTCGCTGCTCGATCTGGCGGACCCGTTCGCGGGACACTCCATGTTCCGCGGCAAGTTCTTCAAGGGTCGCCGACTCCTCGTTCAGCCAGCGCGCGGTGAAGATATTACGCTCGCGAGGGTTGAGTGTAGCGAGGGCGTTAGCGAGGGCCTGACGGCGATGTTTGGCCTCCTGCTCCTCGGCCAAAGTGATTTCACTGGTCGGCGCGGGATCGACAAGCCAGTCCAACGTTTGTCCGGTTTCATCCTCGTCGTGGACAGGCAGATTTAGAGAAACATCTCCACGCAGGCGCCGGTCCATGGTGACAACGTCTCGCTCAGCCACCTCGAGACGCTCCGCAATCAGCCTGACCTGCTCCGGACGGAGGTCGCCGTCCTGCAGCGCCGAGATCGCGCTTTTGGCCCGCCGCAGTTTGAAGAAAAGCTTCTTCTGGCCGGCGCTGGCGGCGATCTTGACCAGCGACCAGGACCGCAGGATGTACTCCTGGATGGTGGCCCTGATCCACCACATCGCATAGGTGGCAAGGCGGACGCCCCGGTCCGGATCAAACCGCTTCACGGCCTGCATCAGGCCGATATTGCCTTCGGAGACGATTTCCGCGATCGGAAGGCCGTAGCCGCGATAGCGCATCGCTATCTTGGCAACGAGTCTCAGATGGCTGGTGACCAACTGGTATGCGGCGTCGCGATCCCGATGCTCGCGCCAACGTCTTGCGCAGGCGAGTTCTTGCTCGGGCTTGAGCAAGGGAAACTTGCGTATCTCGACGAGATATTTCGACAGCCCGGCATCGACAGACGGAGCAGGTAGAGCGGCAATGTTAAACATCTTGTATACCCCCATTTGAGCTAAGGAATTGGACCGTTTCAATTGACCTCATTTGACCGGCTCTTCTCGCTTGACCGAAGGGCGCGCCCGTGGGCACGCCAGCACAGCTGCAGCGGCCAGGGGCTGCGGCGTCGGTCGAACAACCAGCCTTCAGGCCGCTTCGCGCTCGATCTGCTGGACGTCGGATGCAGTCAGAGTGTCGATCGGGAGCCGGCGAGGCTTCGTGGCGGTCGGAATCTCTCGAACCAACTCGACCTGCAGCAGGCCGTTGTCAAACCGTGCTCCCTCGACCCGGACGTCGGCGGCCAGTGCGAACTGCCGCTTGAACGGCCGCGACGAGATCCCTTGATAGAGGAATTTCCGCTGTCCATTATCGGACTTGCGACCTTCGACGGTGAGCTTGTTCTGCTCGGCTGTTATCGCGATATCGTCAGGGGAGAAACCGGCCAGCGCCAGCGAAATCCGATACCGGTCGCCGGACAGGCGTTCTACGTTGCAGGGTGGTTCGCCGTGCCGGGCCCCGTCGGCCAGGTCTAAAAAGCGGTCGAATCCAATAGTTGACCGCCGCCACAAGGGGCTGATGTTGTAAGTCCTCATAGCCAAATCCTCCAAGGAGCAAGATGGGTACGAGCAGGCGTCGGACACCTCCGGCGCCCGTCTCCGCCGGGCCCCGAGGGCGCCCGGTCCGCTTATCGCGGCAAGCAAAAAACTAGCAAATCGCCTTTTGGTTTCAAGTAGGAAACCGGGAATTTTGACCGAGGACTAACCCATGGTTACCGAGCCCCGGCGCTACGACTAAGGTATTGCTTGGTTGGTCGCCGCGCAGCCACCTGGTGGTTATTACGGTGGGCTGGCTTGCTGGATTCGCCAACCTTCGCCCGAAGGCTGTTCAGCCATGGTCTTGAAAATCTCTGCCGTTTTTCTAAGTGGATTCTTGTCCTCGAAACGAAAGGAGTTGGGAGGAAGGACATGACGGATCTGAACCGACATTTCGACGAGAATGTCTATGACCTGAACGCCATTTTGCATCCCGGTTCGGTCTTCGACCATCCTCGGGATGTCCTGGCTGACGCGACGCTTTCGAGAGCCGAGAAACGGGCGATCCTT harbors:
- the rpoH gene encoding RNA polymerase sigma factor RpoH, whose amino-acid sequence is MFNIAALPAPSVDAGLSKYLVEIRKFPLLKPEQELACARRWREHRDRDAAYQLVTSHLRLVAKIAMRYRGYGLPIAEIVSEGNIGLMQAVKRFDPDRGVRLATYAMWWIRATIQEYILRSWSLVKIAASAGQKKLFFKLRRAKSAISALQDGDLRPEQVRLIAERLEVAERDVVTMDRRLRGDVSLNLPVHDEDETGQTLDWLVDPAPTSEITLAEEQEAKHRRQALANALATLNPRERNIFTARWLNEESATLEELAAEHGVSRERVRQIEQRAFQKVKAAMLTNRREADGPPSSRAKEMKQREARP
- a CDS encoding Hsp20 family protein, producing the protein MRTYNISPLWRRSTIGFDRFLDLADGARHGEPPCNVERLSGDRYRISLALAGFSPDDIAITAEQNKLTVEGRKSDNGQRKFLYQGISSRPFKRQFALAADVRVEGARFDNGLLQVELVREIPTATKPRRLPIDTLTASDVQQIEREAA
- a CDS encoding metallophosphoesterase translates to MDEDILRKMEERLGPLHARQRLGIETDHEAQIFGQGLLSFHIKNWYPVHSVIRNALKLTGLYWRGRRNTGSILVKRNDVMFKELPPLFDGFTILHLSDMHVDMNEAAMQRLIELVGEMRYDLCVLTGDYRGKNFGPFEATLNGVARVRVHLKGPVYGVLGDHDTIQMVPGLEAMGIRMLLNESEVIVRGDQQIYLAGIDDAHCFKADDIEKAALQIPYGEFSILLSHTPEIYRQAAHADFNLLLSGHTHGGQICLPGSIPIILDAVLPRRMGAGAWQYHDMAGYTSVGAGSSVVPVRLNCPPEITLHGLRSG
- a CDS encoding metallophosphoesterase — translated: MDENILRKLEIRLGPLHARQRLGIERDHEAQVFGQGLTFFHLENSSWAEWIIRNALKATGLYWRARQNAERILVKRNDMRFKTLPPLFEDFTILHISDLHVDMNEVAMNRLIELVGSMQYDVCVLTGDYRGRTFGPFQPALDGVARLRTHLKLPIYAVLGNHDTIQMVPGLEAMGIRVLLNECETIVRKDQRIYLAGIDDAHFFRVDNIEKAALSIPCGEFSILLSHTPEVYRQAAHANFDLMLSGHTHGGQICLPGSIPIKLEAVLPRRMGAGPWQYSDMTGYTSVGAGSSVVPVRLNCPPEITLHHLHCG
- a CDS encoding CDP-archaeol synthase; amino-acid sequence: MQLLHLLQLLVLTTLANGTPIVAKKIFGPRFPFPLDAGTILFDGRPLFGPSKTIRGILISVLITTASAPLIGLDLTIGAIVAGAAMAGDLFSSFVKRRLNYPPSSQALGLDQVPESLFPMLACRDALSLTIADIALGVGIFFIGALVLSRFLFRTHLRDEPY
- the hspB gene encoding small heat shock protein HspB, whose product is MRTTYDFAPLWRSTIGFDRLFDLVDAAQQAGTEENYPPCNVERLGEDRYLISLAVAGFSPDEIAITAEQSVLTVEGRKAEKQQRELLYQGISSRPFKRQFNLADYVQVKGAAFDNGLLQIELVREVPEAMKPRRISIAGSSGSNVRQIDGKAA